One segment of Deinococcus sp. Leaf326 DNA contains the following:
- a CDS encoding acyl-CoA dehydrogenase translates to MTTTAAAPGMAFALSDDQRLIVQHVRDYCRAEIAPKAAEYDRSGEFPREQLRGLAELGLMGATVPERWGGAGLDGVTYALCLEEIAAADASVAVIVSVQNGLPEKMLLRYGTDAQREKYLRPLASGEHLGAFCLTESGAGSDAASLRLRAERDGDTWVLNGAKAWITSGNQADTFLVMARTGGAGARGVSCFVVEKGTPGLSTGRPEEKMGLHAAHTTTVTFDGVRVPAENMVGEEGQGLVVALASLDSGRVGIAMQALGIARAAMEHAAQYACEREQFGKKLREFEGVSFKVARMAARIESARLVALKAAWLGEEGRPFGKEASIAKLLASEAAVDVTRDAIQIFGGNGYSREYPVERLYRDAKVTEIYEGTSEIQQLVISRAVFAELGE, encoded by the coding sequence ATGACCACCACCGCCGCCGCTCCCGGCATGGCTTTTGCCCTGTCGGACGACCAGCGTCTCATCGTGCAGCATGTCCGCGACTACTGCCGCGCTGAAATCGCTCCCAAGGCTGCCGAGTACGACCGCAGCGGCGAATTTCCCCGCGAGCAGTTACGCGGGCTGGCCGAGCTGGGCCTGATGGGCGCGACCGTTCCCGAGCGCTGGGGCGGCGCGGGCCTGGACGGCGTGACCTACGCCCTATGCCTGGAGGAGATCGCGGCGGCCGACGCCAGTGTGGCTGTGATCGTCAGTGTGCAGAACGGCCTGCCGGAGAAGATGCTGCTGCGGTACGGCACCGACGCCCAGCGCGAGAAGTACCTGCGGCCCCTGGCCAGCGGCGAGCACCTCGGGGCGTTTTGCCTGACCGAGTCGGGTGCGGGCAGCGACGCGGCCAGTCTGCGCCTGCGGGCCGAGCGCGACGGCGACACCTGGGTCCTGAATGGTGCGAAGGCCTGGATCACCTCGGGCAACCAGGCCGACACGTTTCTGGTCATGGCGCGCACCGGGGGCGCGGGCGCGCGCGGCGTGAGCTGCTTCGTCGTCGAGAAGGGCACGCCGGGCCTGAGCACTGGCCGCCCCGAGGAGAAGATGGGCCTACACGCCGCCCACACGACCACCGTCACCTTCGACGGCGTGCGCGTCCCGGCGGAAAACATGGTGGGCGAGGAAGGTCAGGGGCTCGTGGTGGCGCTCGCCAGCCTGGACAGCGGGCGCGTGGGCATCGCCATGCAGGCCCTCGGCATCGCCCGCGCCGCGATGGAGCACGCCGCGCAGTACGCCTGCGAGCGCGAGCAGTTCGGCAAGAAGCTGCGCGAGTTCGAGGGCGTGTCCTTCAAGGTCGCGCGCATGGCCGCCCGCATCGAGTCGGCGCGGCTCGTCGCCCTCAAGGCGGCGTGGCTGGGCGAGGAGGGAAGGCCTTTTGGCAAGGAGGCCAGCATCGCCAAACTGCTGGCGAGCGAGGCGGCGGTGGACGTGACCCGCGACGCCATCCAGATTTTCGGGGGCAACGGCTACAGCCGCGAGTACCCGGTCGAGCGGCTCTACCGCGATGCCAAGGTCACCGAAATCTACGAGGGGACGAGCGAGATCCAGCAACTCGTCATCAGCCGCGCCGTCTTCGCGGAACTGGGCGAGTAG
- the fabZ gene encoding 3-hydroxyacyl-ACP dehydratase FabZ, whose amino-acid sequence MEPLLIQDVLATLPHRFPFVLVDRVLSVEGGVVHAIKNVTINEPFFPGHFPQEPVMPGVLITEALAQASMFCLHGQTEPGTVGYLAGIEGARFKRKVIPGDQLHLHAKLEFLRRGLGKTTCRAEVDGVVAAEATILFAVAKP is encoded by the coding sequence ATGGAACCCCTGCTCATTCAAGACGTCCTGGCGACCCTCCCCCACCGCTTTCCCTTCGTCCTCGTGGACCGGGTCCTGAGTGTGGAGGGCGGCGTGGTCCACGCCATCAAGAACGTGACCATCAACGAGCCCTTCTTTCCCGGCCACTTTCCGCAGGAGCCGGTCATGCCGGGCGTCCTGATCACCGAGGCGCTGGCGCAGGCGAGCATGTTCTGCCTGCACGGCCAGACCGAACCCGGCACGGTGGGCTACCTCGCCGGCATCGAGGGCGCCCGCTTCAAGCGCAAGGTGATTCCGGGCGACCAACTGCACCTGCACGCCAAGCTGGAATTCCTGCGCCGGGGCCTGGGCAAGACGACCTGCCGCGCCGAGGTAGACGGTGTGGTGGCCGCCGAAGCGACGATCCTGTTCGCGGTGGCCAAGCCGTGA
- a CDS encoding LptF/LptG family permease, with protein MTRLTRLVTAELVPPLLAGTLLFTAILSFGYFFISSQWLAGVPVSLIARWIGYQMPDTLVKVLPMAVVLMTVVAFGRMNTERELVAVQSGGLSLGRLARPAAVLGLLVTALSVWLSLWVAPRANVETRGLYWDALTGAGLSQLSGKTVDLGAGLTLYIQGYDAASREMRGVRVEKWQADNPRRGTVIFADRGTFENNQLSLRGYGVYGVDYGAVKALSAVPDNDPAALQAAVQAVFPSVVVPQNDTDPLNVDTGLSRKQTLAQYADAIGADSEGWPELITALTAPGVKDSDRAAARLSLNRKLALPFANLVLVLAALPFALRFGRTLGVSLGVALLIAVAYYLLFSVGLSLAGLVPGLPELGVWLANIVFALGGLWLLRRS; from the coding sequence TTGACCCGCCTCACCCGCCTCGTCACGGCCGAACTCGTACCGCCGCTGCTAGCGGGCACGCTGCTGTTCACGGCGATCCTGAGCTTCGGGTACTTCTTCATCTCCAGCCAGTGGCTCGCGGGAGTGCCCGTGAGCCTCATTGCGCGCTGGATCGGCTACCAGATGCCCGACACGCTGGTCAAGGTGCTGCCCATGGCGGTGGTCCTCATGACCGTGGTGGCCTTCGGGCGCATGAACACCGAGCGCGAGCTCGTGGCAGTGCAGTCGGGCGGCCTGAGCCTGGGGCGTCTGGCGCGGCCGGCGGCGGTGCTGGGGCTGCTCGTCACGGCACTGAGCGTATGGCTGAGCCTGTGGGTCGCGCCGCGCGCCAACGTCGAGACGCGTGGGCTGTACTGGGACGCCCTGACCGGCGCGGGTCTGTCGCAACTAAGCGGCAAGACGGTGGACCTGGGCGCGGGCCTGACCCTCTATATCCAGGGCTACGACGCGGCCAGCCGGGAGATGCGCGGCGTGCGCGTCGAGAAGTGGCAGGCCGACAACCCCAGACGCGGCACAGTCATCTTCGCCGACCGGGGCACCTTCGAAAACAACCAGCTCTCGCTGCGCGGGTACGGCGTGTACGGCGTGGACTACGGCGCGGTCAAGGCCCTGTCGGCCGTGCCGGACAACGACCCGGCGGCGCTCCAGGCCGCCGTGCAGGCCGTGTTTCCCAGCGTGGTGGTGCCGCAGAACGACACCGACCCGCTGAACGTAGACACGGGGCTGTCGCGCAAGCAGACGCTGGCGCAGTACGCCGATGCCATCGGCGCCGACAGTGAGGGCTGGCCGGAACTCATCACGGCCCTGACCGCCCCCGGCGTGAAGGACAGTGACCGCGCGGCCGCCCGGCTCAGCCTGAACCGCAAGCTGGCGCTGCCCTTCGCTAACCTCGTGCTCGTGCTCGCGGCCCTGCCCTTCGCCCTGCGCTTCGGGCGCACGCTGGGTGTCAGCCTGGGCGTGGCGCTCCTCATCGCGGTGGCCTACTACCTGCTGTTCTCGGTGGGCCTGAGCCTCGCCGGGCTGGTGCCGGGGCTGCCCGAGCTGGGCGTGTGGCTCGCCAATATCGTCTTCGCGCTGGGTGGGCTGTGGCTGCTGAGGCGCTCATGA
- a CDS encoding glycosyltransferase, with translation MTGGQMDELRALFVSASIGSGHQQAQRAVQAALRARGVPFQDFHGDAVEYLNAPERTLTVDLYNFELRHAPWMYQGFYRFTDLEHPINFISKGFTRVGLRGMLADLERSRPDLVLSSYWASTALAGTARRRTGRQFLNALIVTDYRVHYHWVRQEAELLFVASPETKEQMVARGMAAGKVVVSGIPISPVYRELLGADRNDLRRRHGLREDRPLILISGGGTGTFRAQAAALDTLANLGRAVQVLVLAGAREQGTEVRGGATIHHLGYTAAFPELLAASDLVVGKAGGLTVAEATALGIPMVVHAPIPGQEEHNADYLERGGAGLWARGPADLRRAVLRALDPDEHARLSAGSRVLGVPDAADRVADALLRALGRA, from the coding sequence ATGACGGGGGGCCAGATGGACGAACTGCGCGCGCTGTTCGTCTCGGCGTCCATCGGGTCGGGGCACCAGCAGGCGCAGCGGGCCGTGCAGGCGGCCCTGCGCGCGCGCGGCGTACCCTTTCAGGACTTCCACGGCGACGCGGTCGAGTACCTGAACGCTCCCGAGCGCACCCTCACGGTGGACCTCTACAACTTCGAGCTGCGGCACGCTCCATGGATGTACCAGGGCTTCTACCGCTTCACCGACCTTGAACATCCCATCAACTTCATCAGCAAGGGCTTTACTCGGGTGGGCCTGCGCGGGATGCTGGCCGATCTGGAGCGCAGCCGTCCCGACCTCGTTCTGAGCAGCTACTGGGCCTCGACGGCGCTGGCGGGCACGGCGCGGCGGCGCACCGGGCGCCAGTTCCTGAACGCCCTCATCGTCACCGACTACCGCGTGCACTACCACTGGGTCCGGCAGGAGGCCGAGTTGCTGTTCGTCGCCTCGCCCGAGACCAAGGAGCAGATGGTGGCGCGCGGCATGGCGGCTGGGAAGGTCGTCGTGAGCGGCATTCCTATCTCGCCGGTCTACCGTGAGCTGCTGGGCGCAGACCGGAATGACCTGCGCCGCCGCCACGGCCTGCGTGAAGACCGGCCCCTGATCCTGATCTCGGGCGGGGGCACGGGCACCTTCCGCGCGCAGGCGGCGGCGCTCGATACGCTCGCCAACCTGGGACGCGCGGTGCAGGTCCTCGTGCTGGCCGGCGCGCGTGAGCAGGGCACCGAGGTCCGCGGCGGCGCGACCATCCACCATCTCGGGTACACGGCCGCCTTTCCCGAGCTGCTGGCCGCCTCCGACCTCGTGGTGGGGAAAGCCGGCGGCCTGACGGTGGCCGAGGCGACTGCGCTGGGCATCCCTATGGTCGTCCACGCACCGATTCCGGGGCAGGAGGAACACAACGCCGACTACCTGGAACGCGGCGGCGCCGGCCTGTGGGCGCGCGGGCCCGCCGACCTGCGCCGGGCGGTGCTGCGCGCCCTGGACCCCGACGAGCACGCCCGCCTGAGTGCGGGCAGCCGCGTGCTGGGTGTACCCGACGCCGCCGACCGCGTGGCGGACGCCCTCCTGCGCGCCCTGGGCCGGGCGTGA
- a CDS encoding polysaccharide deacetylase family protein → MTRAGKRGRAWVPGAGAGLGLVLLASIGLPYVLVQLAGLGLIREGRKARRELALTFDDGPDPQTTPAVLDALAAAGAQATFFVVTPRARAHPELIARMLAEGHQVEPHAQRHVHAWLRTPWGAARDPLWAARQLAAITGQPATLHRPPHGAYTLGTLWGQRRAGVRGAHWSVEGRDWHPASTPRSVRERLGRLVYPGAVVVLHDAGPGARVTVPLLPDLLADLRARGYGFVTMGGLGGAQPGDLAALRRRAFLLLDHLFDRAGNIRPVGGRADTLFRLGPVAFPLAGVRLADGTPVPKGTPAAEFHVNNPLIVDIGPRNAVRQGRSRDLPFMARDLASRPDLRDAEVIFCLSALSPLLGIVHFEMQTIPAADERRLRRWANVLRWVYGSQGEAQPPRLSILSRAEYLRLYGEQTEPGAS, encoded by the coding sequence GTGACCAGGGCTGGGAAGCGCGGCCGGGCGTGGGTGCCGGGCGCCGGCGCCGGACTGGGGCTGGTCCTGCTCGCCTCCATAGGCCTGCCCTACGTGCTCGTGCAGCTCGCCGGCCTGGGCCTGATCCGCGAGGGCCGCAAAGCCAGACGCGAGCTGGCCCTCACCTTTGACGACGGGCCCGATCCCCAGACCACACCCGCCGTGCTCGACGCCCTGGCGGCGGCTGGAGCGCAGGCCACCTTCTTCGTGGTCACACCGCGCGCACGCGCGCACCCGGAGCTCATCGCGCGGATGCTGGCGGAGGGCCACCAGGTCGAGCCGCACGCACAGCGCCATGTCCACGCCTGGCTGCGCACGCCCTGGGGAGCCGCCCGCGATCCCCTGTGGGCCGCGCGGCAGCTCGCGGCGATCACCGGGCAGCCCGCCACGTTGCACCGGCCGCCACACGGCGCCTACACGCTGGGCACGCTGTGGGGACAGCGCCGCGCCGGGGTCCGGGGAGCGCACTGGTCGGTCGAGGGCCGCGACTGGCACCCCGCCTCCACGCCCCGGAGCGTCCGCGAGCGGCTGGGACGGCTGGTGTACCCCGGCGCGGTGGTCGTGCTGCACGACGCCGGCCCCGGCGCCCGCGTGACCGTCCCGCTGCTGCCGGACCTGCTGGCCGACCTGCGGGCGCGCGGCTACGGTTTTGTGACCATGGGCGGGCTCGGCGGCGCGCAGCCCGGCGACCTCGCGGCGCTGCGGCGCCGGGCCTTTTTGCTCCTCGACCACCTGTTCGACCGCGCCGGCAACATCCGGCCGGTGGGTGGGCGGGCCGATACGCTGTTCCGGCTGGGTCCGGTGGCCTTTCCGCTGGCCGGCGTACGGCTGGCCGACGGCACGCCGGTCCCGAAGGGCACCCCCGCCGCCGAGTTCCATGTCAACAACCCGCTCATTGTAGATATCGGGCCGCGCAACGCCGTGCGGCAGGGCCGGTCGCGCGATCTGCCCTTCATGGCGCGCGACCTGGCGTCCCGCCCGGACCTGCGGGACGCCGAGGTGATCTTCTGCCTCTCGGCCCTGTCGCCGCTGCTGGGAATCGTGCATTTCGAGATGCAGACCATTCCGGCGGCCGACGAACGGCGGCTGCGGCGCTGGGCCAACGTGCTGCGCTGGGTATACGGCAGCCAGGGCGAGGCCCAGCCGCCGCGCCTGAGCATCCTGAGCCGCGCCGAATACCTGCGGCTGTACGGCGAACAAACGGAACCCGGCGCCTCCTGA
- a CDS encoding class I SAM-dependent methyltransferase, translating to MDYDDFSELYDHQYDLYRDDLHFYAGLAERAPGRVLEIGSGTGRVTAFLARRGAQVTGLEPSARMIGRARERAEREGLSLDFVQGDAGSFALPERFGLILAPFNALMHLYTPAEQLAALRNIRAHLAPGGTFAFDLYLPRFGALGTLRHEGETFYAPDGARTDVFLVQRHDPPAQLLTTEYFADTTTPQGQLSRRHYTLTQRYYTRFEAEWLLRCAGFAAPRVTGSFQGGPVTENSEVMVFQTQGE from the coding sequence GTGGATTACGACGATTTCTCCGAGCTGTACGACCACCAGTACGACCTGTACCGCGACGACCTGCACTTCTACGCCGGGCTGGCGGAGCGCGCGCCGGGCCGCGTGCTGGAGATCGGCTCGGGCACCGGCCGCGTGACCGCCTTCCTGGCCCGCCGGGGGGCCCAGGTCACCGGCCTGGAACCCAGCGCCCGCATGATCGGGCGGGCGCGCGAGCGGGCGGAGCGCGAGGGTCTGAGCCTGGACTTCGTGCAGGGCGACGCGGGCAGCTTCGCGCTGCCGGAGCGTTTCGGCCTCATCCTGGCGCCCTTCAACGCGCTCATGCACCTCTACACGCCCGCCGAGCAGCTCGCAGCGCTGCGCAATATCCGCGCGCACCTCGCGCCGGGTGGGACCTTCGCCTTCGACCTCTACCTGCCGCGCTTCGGGGCACTGGGCACGCTGCGCCACGAGGGCGAGACCTTCTATGCGCCGGACGGCGCGCGTACCGACGTCTTCCTGGTGCAGCGCCATGACCCGCCCGCACAGCTGCTCACCACCGAGTATTTCGCCGATACGACCACGCCGCAGGGCCAGCTCTCGCGGCGGCACTACACCCTCACGCAGCGCTACTACACCCGTTTCGAGGCCGAGTGGCTGCTGCGCTGCGCGGGCTTCGCGGCTCCGCGCGTGACCGGGAGCTTTCAGGGCGGCCCCGTCACCGAGAACAGCGAGGTGATGGTCTTCCAGACGCAGGGCGAGTGA
- a CDS encoding response regulator: MSQVPRLLLVDDSEADLYLLEAALEQHGEALDIALAHDGEEAMAALRSAAGGGRLPDLLVLDLNMPRMGGFEVLGAVRADPALRALRVVIFTTSTAKGDEQRAYELGATAFMTKPMQLGDFMALGPKLASFWQLDPVQG; the protein is encoded by the coding sequence GTGAGTCAGGTGCCCAGGCTGCTGCTCGTGGACGACAGCGAAGCCGACCTGTACCTGCTGGAAGCCGCTCTGGAGCAGCACGGCGAGGCGCTGGACATTGCCCTGGCCCACGACGGCGAAGAGGCGATGGCGGCCCTGCGGAGCGCGGCGGGCGGCGGGCGCCTGCCCGACCTGCTCGTGCTGGACCTGAACATGCCGCGCATGGGGGGGTTCGAGGTGCTGGGCGCCGTGCGCGCCGACCCGGCGCTGCGGGCGCTGCGGGTCGTCATCTTCACCACGTCCACGGCCAAGGGCGACGAGCAGCGCGCCTACGAGCTGGGAGCCACCGCCTTTATGACCAAGCCCATGCAGCTCGGCGACTTCATGGCGCTGGGCCCGAAGCTCGCGTCGTTCTGGCAGCTCGACCCGGTGCAGGGCTAG